The nucleotide sequence GGTGAGAACTAACTAGATAGGTCTCACCTGTTATTGAAGTTGACATTCCATATCAGTTCCAACAGGGCTCTATTAGTATTCAGTGTACTCTTAAGTAACCATACTGATAATATGTAAGAGAGAAACAGCAGCTGTAAACACCTTACTGACTTTTCAACTAACCTGATTTAAACTAGGAATATTTTAAGATGATTTATGTAGATAGAAATAATGTaaccataaacacatacactctccctctccccccctcacttacacacacatacacataatgttgCTTATCTTTTGCAATTTAAAAATTTCAACTTGTAGATATTTGCATAAATCTACTTGCTCCATAGTCGCTGATATTCAAGGTTCACTTGCTTTCATTGTCCTTATAACAGAAAaggtaatcttaatatataaaacagagtttgtgtgtgcatatgttccttatggatttgaaaactgagttaccaattttgacgtatgaggtatcaaaagattcagtaatcttttggcTACCAAATAAAGTATGATTTTTGTacaacaactcttttttactacaaaaataaccttgAATATGAGGTTTCGTTGCACAATTTTGAAGTCTTTAGTTAACAGAGGCAACTCTGCTTGAACAGTAAGTCTTACACAGAATATAATGAgataatgtttaaaatacatggagTTTTACCAGGGAATGAAACTTTGAAGAGATACCGTcaactttattagtattatttactagataatcttttaatgtgaagtatgtttttctgtgttttgttTGACCCAGAGTTGCCTCTGATGTAGCAGACCCATTgcatcgttcttttttttcttcctgaaatactgtaaatctgtatctttcttttgatgaaaaaatgtgtattaagagagatttggctgctatttgtaatagctcaagttaccacagacacaactctgtgtgcgtgttttattgtggtgcaaaaaatattttcttcaaaatattttgcacaataatttttaaagaaatctggacatctttcttactgctaaccattcaacttcaaattacaattatTAATTGTTGAAAGTCAAATAGACTGCGATGTACATATAGTGTTATTGTATAGAGTGGAAGTTCAGCACAaagttttgaactcattatcttgtggttagtaatgcattactttaaatttgaagccattaaatctttaaaacatttttttactggGTTTAGTCTTTCGACTATTGCCAAGATGGGGTATTACCTTAAAAAATTCAATTGATCATACTGACCTCAGTACGTATTtcaatttggtatttattttatagatctctgcttgatgaactgctaaccTTGAGACATACTGGGATACATTActcgatttaacaacaaatgtaaacacacacactcacacacacacacacacatactagatgcaagaatgactgtgtggttgagaagtttgcttcccaaccacatggttccatgttcagtccctctgcatgtagtttgggcaagtgttttctactatagccctaggttaaacacagacttgtgactgaatttggtagatggaaactgcagcaTTGTCCATCAGAGAATAACCAAAAAACAAGTTCataaagaagagttgtttgcttcatacTCCTCGTGTGCCGATTCTGTTCATAAGAAAGGAACagataatacaatgtggctgtaggtcataacacccgggcaacgctgggGTGTATTGCTAGTTGTTAATAAAATAACTGTGGGCTAATGTGCTATTATTTTACAGCCATCTTTCCTCAGAAGAAGGAACCTTCTCCTTCCATTAGAAATTCATCTCTCCTCATGACataaatttatacaatttttCAGATATTGTTAACTGTTTTTTGTTTAGccaattctaattttattttttaaacttttctacATAGTTATTGTTGCTTGGGTCAACACTGATTTAGTAAATCTGTGGTCAGAGATATTCCAGCCTCAACCATGCCTGACTTTTAAGAGTATCAATAtgactctttttttttaagacaataagaCTTGAGAGAAATAAGATTTGAGAGAAAATTAGCTCCTCCCTCAttggttttaaaaagaaaatatttcttatctAGCTGTTATCCAAAacccaatattattatcatcatcatcatcatcatttaacgtccgctttccatgctagcatcagttggatgatttgactgaggtctggcgaaccagactccaatctgatctagcagagtttctacagctagatgcccttcctaacgccaaccactccgagagtgtagtgggtgcttttacgtgccaccggcacgaaggccagtttggtggtactggcaacggccacgcccaaatggtgctttttatgtgccacctgcacaggagccagtccagcggcactggcgacgacctcgctcgaatgtttcacatgccaccagcacaagtgctagtaaggcgacgcggtaatgatcacgctcaaatgatgtgtttaacatgccatcggcacgaaggccagcttgttgctctggcaacgatctcactcgtatggtactcttagtgctccactagcaacggatgctagtcaccgagtttgattttgacttcgatttcgaTTAATTATAaagatagcaagctggcagaagcattggCATGCTGAGTgaaatacttagtagcatttcatctgtccttgtgttttgagttcaaacgtctactttatctttcattcttttggggttgataaaataagtaccagttgaataccggggtcagtgtaatcaacttgcttCCTCCCAGCaagattgctggtcttgtgccaaaatttgaaatcaatattagaatatATTATAAAGTTATAATAATTGCTGCAGagtgttgcaaaaaaaaaaaaaatcttaaatttaCCATTCTTGATAAAGCAGTATGCACTCGTCCAAGCCATAATGGGAACtgcaagaagaaaacaaagatgcTAAGATTGCTGGCATCACATCTAGGAGTGTGTAAAATATGGGAGATTCTTTAGTCacaccttgtatatacatatgtatatgtatgtatgtatatgtgaatcatcatcattatttaatgtctgtcttccatactggatgggttggacaatttgacatgatctaggcaagctggagagctgcaccaatttccattgtattcttttgcatggtttctatggctggatgcccttcctaatgccaaccactacagtGTACTTGGTGCACCTGTACCAGaggggttgccaagtaacttgtgaGAGGAAGACTTCTCAGTTACGAGAGGGAGTGGAAccaagggaggtggctttgtgctagttaaagtataatagaaggatagagataggtgtcttagtatagaggagatacttggctaccctagtaagaaaagaaaagaaaggaaggagaaatcaagttagaaataaagatagatggatagagagagcgAAATAGCTGGTGGAACAGTGGGGCAAGTGGGTATAagtgatacaaattccattttgtcctatgcaagcatagaaaagatgttgaatgattatgatgatgacaatggcccattagatatgtatgtgcacacatacgcacaaggtTTGATAAAGCAAATAACAGTTATAGTGTTGTTGGTTCCTGCATTCTAGTGTTTAATCAATTTTAAGAGGATTACTGCCGGTGCTTCTTGGGCTAGTGACAATTTCCCTCTCGGTTAATTCTTGTGGATAACCctggatatttatgtatttatttaattaacctTCATTAACActcttttattaatgttttcctttctgtctttctttttctccacaGACCGAAGGCACTAAGAAGATTGTCCATCCAGTATTTTTGCTGAAGATATTTCTTCCTCAGGCATCATGGTTTTAGCTTCTGCTTCGAGCCAAAGTCACATGGGGGGCTGGCAGATGATGGAAGATGGTGAACACAACTATTCCATAGTCTTCAATTTCGAGAAGCTCTTTGATGAACCCTCTTTCATGGAGTACATGCTCAAGAATTGGACCAATTGCTTTATTTATTCAGTCATCTACATAGTTCTCATCTTTGGTGGACAGTGTTGGATGAAAGCCAGAAACAGATTCGACCTCCGGCCTGCTTTGGCTGTGTGGAGTGGAACATTGGCTCTGTTCAGCATTGCAGGTGCCATTCGTACATTGCCGGAGCTGATTTCAACGATCCGAAACCGTAGCCTACAATATTCCATCTGTGTACCAACATACTTCCGTGGTGTAACTAGCTTCTGGGCATATATGTTCACTGTATCGAAGGTGTTTGAGCTGGGTGATACACTGTTCATAGTCCTCCGGAAACAGCAGTTGATATTCCTGCACTGGTACCATCACATTGCCACATTGATCTACGTCTGGTATAGCTACACTGACCATACAGCCCCTGGACGATGGTTCATGGTTATGAACTATATTGTACATTctatcatgtatacatattatgctTTGCGAGCAATGCGCATCTATCTTCCAGTGGTGGTTAACATGACTGTCACATCCCTGCAGATTTTACAAATGGTCGTTGGGTGCCTCATAAACTACTGGTCATTCCAAATCAAAACACGAGGGGAGTACTGCAACCAGAGTTACGATAATATAAAATACTCAACTCTTATGTATTGTAGTTATTTCTTCCTCTTTGCTCATTTTTTCTACAATGCATATATTAGGAAACAGAAGCTTATGAAAAAGGTTTCTTGAAAAAAATGAACGTCAGCTCCATCTGACAGGGTTGGAGTCAACACATTTTTCTgagcatctttaaaaaaaaaattaattagaataataaaCTCAGAAAGAACACTCctcaccagtgtgtgtgtgtatgtgtgtatgtgtgtgtgtgtgtgtgtgtgtgtgtgtggtgtgtatgcaggTGGGGGTTGTGTGGTTGAGGTGGGGAGTGAAAAGgataagttaaaagaaaaaagaagggaaactgtaacaagaagaaaaaatccAGAACAAATTGAATTCATGATTTACTCAGCCAAGAAgcaaacaagcaaaataatagACATGCAAGAAAACTTTGCTAAAATTGACGAAGATGGAAATAATAATTTTGACATTACTTCATCAGCTCTTACAATGAAATCCATTtttgtttctgcctctctcttttttgtttcgtttctgcCCCctcatattatttaaaattattttaatcgtCTGAAGAATTAAATTTTCTGCtacctttaaatatataaaaacaaagaaaacaatttcttttatttgaaatgatttttttcaaagacattattaaaaattatattgtttgttttaaagatatatattcacacacacacgcaatatatatatgtttttcatgcacacacagatagatatatgtgtatgcatttatacatgtatatacttacacacactcacactcatatatatgtttatatatgtatgtgtgtatatatatatatacatatatatatgtatgtatatatgtatatatgtgtatatatacctatatatgggtatgtatgtgtttatatatatatctagacatatattgatgtttatatatatatacacatatatatatatagatgtttatatatataatatatatatacatatatatgtatatatatacatatatatatgtatatatatacattatatatatatatatatatatatatatataacatatacatattttttgatATAGTCAAGTGCCTCAGGTACTGACCATAGCTCTATGTCACTGGATCACCTAATAAAAAGCAGGTACTACTACTTCTCCTTCGCAGTTGAATACTTTGCAATAGGAATGACTCCAGTGTATAAAAAGTCTTGCAGCATTATTCGTTTCCATGCTTTGCAGGGAGATAAGGATGCGAAATGTCTGtctctttgcatatatgtattcttttgtaatatacatatctgcatatgtgtgtttgtgtgtgtgtgcatgcaaacgtatgtgtatacatacagatatgtatatatatatatatatatatatatatatatatataatgtgatacatGTGTAATATGTAacttgaaatttggtggaagtTAGTCTGAATTATTATCAGGTTAGAGGATTGGCAGGGGCGATAAGAGCCAGACAAAATATCTCACAGTATCTAGTTTGATATCATTTATCATCTTAGTTCAAAACTTTACCTCTGATCTTTCTGGTTGCAATTTAGTCAAGTAACTCCTCTCCTCAATTTTagcttgtgcctatactagaaattattattaagtcagcaggttggcagaattgttagcatgttggacaaaatgtttagtggcatttcagcagtctttatgttctgaattcaaattctgcagaggtgggctttgcctttcattctttcaaggttgataaaataaatcccaattgaacactggggttgatgtaactgacttaccccttccctcaaaattactggccttgtgccaaagtttgaaactattattattattagtagtagtagtagcagcagcagcagtatggaggtgcaatggcccagtggttagggcagcggactcgcggtcggaggatcatgttttcgattcccagaccaggcgttgtgtgtgtttattgagcaaaaacacctaaagctccacgaggctccagcagggggtagtggcagcccctgttgtactttttcgccccaactttctctcactctttcttcctgtttcttgtccccaacttcctacgcaaccgctgagcctggatgcgcattcatccatccgtcgatgctctcggtgttgggggttgacttgctttctcttctgcgggtcttacgactagcaaaaggaccacgtttcggacttctcccatcttgcgagctctgggacgaagaccgttcgctcagcaacagcaacagcagcagcagcagcagtagtagtagtagttgtagttgtagtagtagtagtagtagtagtattaaggtggtgagctggcagaattgttagcttgtttgacaaaatgcttaacaacctTTCTTGCAGCTTTGCATTCTGTGATCAAAtgctactgaggtcgattttgtgtttttatccttttggggtgttaataaaataaatactgcggagcactgggattgatgaaaAAATAGTGTCGTACATAGTAGATGCCTTTTATTATCTGATTCAATCCCTTCACAGCCTTAGTTCATGTTATGCTGGGgatgattttgttttttatccttctAGATCTGATAAATATTGAAGTTGATTTAATTAGTTATAATCTTGCCTAGAAATTTGTTGCTTTGTATCAACATTCATTATAATTCAGTCGAGCATCTGACTGAATACTTTGCTGTCTTTAATTATGTCCCCTTTGCATTTTGAGCTTAAATTCCTCTTGGGTAAGCTTCACATTTCATCCCACTgggtttcataaaataaaatattagtaaggtAGTTGCATTTAACTAAATTATCAATGATGCCTTCCTCTAGAATTTGCTGTGTTTGACTATTATTATCAGTAAgttggcaagctgacagaattgttagcacatcagataaatgcttagcagtattttgtctgtctttacgtcctgagttcaaattctgccaaggttaactttactttccatctttttgggtcaataaaataaatatcagttaagcaCTAGGATTAGCATAATCGACTGTTCCCcacccccaaaacttcaggccttatgcctatagaagacgattattatagttattaatcTGGCAAGCTGCAGAATTATTTGTGTATCATAAAAATACCTTGCATTTTTATGATACGctactttatgttctgaatttgaATTCTGCTGGTGTCTATACAATCCTCTTGCATCTACCCCcccccactaaaattgctggccttgtgccgaaattggaaagaattattattattaatttcatgaaGGTCTAGTAGAAATTaaaagccaaataaaataatCCAGATAAGCAACATCATAAAAATGCATGTTTGAGAGAAAAGCTGCCTCAACTTTGCAGTCTTAGGCATTTGTCTGTAAATCTTCCTGAGAAATATCTACAAAGTACATCTCCTGGGGACGATGTATTCTAATTTtctgccccacccccaccacacccACTCCCTTAGTTGTCGATACAACCCTTTCATGTTGTTTTGGTTCTCCTGGTACATTATGATTTTGGTTTaattttcatgcatacacatgcatatgcacacacttgtaagtttatttcatatatgatgtctgtgtatatatatatatatatatatatattatatgcatgataggtacatatttatatatatatatatatgtgtgtgtgtgtatgtgtgtgttatatatgtttataaatatatatatatatatatatattacatacacacatacataaatacatacatgtatatatatatatatatatatatatata is from Octopus sinensis linkage group LG7, ASM634580v1, whole genome shotgun sequence and encodes:
- the LOC115214027 gene encoding elongation of very long chain fatty acids protein 6-like, translated to MVLASASSQSHMGGWQMMEDGEHNYSIVFNFEKLFDEPSFMEYMLKNWTNCFIYSVIYIVLIFGGQCWMKARNRFDLRPALAVWSGTLALFSIAGAIRTLPELISTIRNRSLQYSICVPTYFRGVTSFWAYMFTVSKVFELGDTLFIVLRKQQLIFLHWYHHIATLIYVWYSYTDHTAPGRWFMVMNYIVHSIMYTYYALRAMRIYLPVVVNMTVTSLQILQMVVGCLINYWSFQIKTRGEYCNQSYDNIKYSTLMYCSYFFLFAHFFYNAYIRKQKLMKKVS